Proteins encoded within one genomic window of Rhododendron vialii isolate Sample 1 chromosome 1a, ASM3025357v1:
- the LOC131303715 gene encoding F-box/kelch-repeat protein At1g57790-like isoform X1, whose protein sequence is MADGANREVENSKESEKELNRDWANLPTDVLCLMLPHLFLGDIKRFHNVCRSWRLAPTDQSVQSPVLMCFGNDSTRCKFFHPLYKDSYSMYIPELFGAIPRFSKGGWLLMSRGKYSVFFFNPFTKALINLPALPDMYDFGGITFTSSPTLSDCKVFGISVKFEEYFSISTICRGEESWHVLRGENNLPFFLSHCNPVFHHGEFYCLGRHGNLGVFNPGEDWRILDKPHRQPLDDPIVSHERNFLVECNGELLSVSMSFMGKLISVLKLDSVEMAWHKVDSLVDQMLFVSHTSSLSAKRVVQGMENKIYLPRIHGKCGVFYSLASGLFQTLGNDFTHKDLHGTGELLSCCWIEPKANTSYSEEELNWFEDA, encoded by the coding sequence ATGGCAGATGGTGCCAACAGAGAAGTTGAAAACTCAAAGGAGTCGGAAAAAGAACTAAATAGAGACTGGGCTAACCTTCCAACTGATGTTCTTTGTTTGATGCTTCCTCATCTATTTCTTGGTGATATCAAGCGGTTTCATAATGTCTGTAGATCATGGCGATTGGCTCCCACTGATCAATCAGTACAATCTCCGGTGCTTATGTGCTTTGGGAATGATAGCACGAGATGCAAATTCTTCCACCCACTCTACAAAGACTCTTACAGCATGTACATTCCTGAATTATTCGGTGCAATACCACGGTTTTCCAAAGGCGGTTGGTTGCTTATGTCCAGAGGAAAGTACTCAGTTTTCTTCTTTAATCCGTTCACGAAGGCATTGATTAACTTGCCTGCTTTACCTGACATGTACGATTTTGGAGGGATAACATTCACATCCTCTCCGACATTGTCCGATTGCAAGGTTTTTGGCATTAGTGTCAAATTTGAGGAGTATTTTTCGATATCAACCATTTGCCGTGGAGAAGAAAGTTGGCACGTATTGCGTGGTGAAAATAACTTGCCCTTTTTCCTCTCTCACTGTAATCCAGTCTTTCACCATGGAGAGTTCTATTGTTTGGGTCGACATGGGAATTTGGGAGTCTTTAATCCTGGTGAAGACTGGAGAATCCTTGACAAGCCTCATAGGCAGCCACTCGATGATCCCATCGTTTCCCACGAGCGCAACTTTTTGGTGGAATGCAATGGGGAGCTACTATCAGTGTCTATGAGTTTCATGGGGAAGTTGATATCTGTTTTGAAGTTGGATAGTGTTGAGATGGCATGGCATAAAGTTGACAGTTTGGTTGACCAAATGTTATTTGTGAGCCACACATCATCTCTTTCTGCAAAGAGAGTGGTACAAGGAATGGAGAACAAGATTTATCTTCCCAGAATCCATGGAAAATGTGGGGTGTTCTACTCTCTAGCCAGTGGTTTGTTTCAAAcattgggaaatgattttaccCATAAGGATTTGCATGGGACAGGGGAGCTCTTGAGTTGCTGTTGGATTGAGCCAAAAGCTAATACTTCTTATTCTGAAGAAGAACTCAACTGGTTTGAAGACGCTTAG
- the LOC131303715 gene encoding F-box/kelch-repeat protein At1g57790-like isoform X2 has protein sequence MCFGNDSTRCKFFHPLYKDSYSMYIPELFGAIPRFSKGGWLLMSRGKYSVFFFNPFTKALINLPALPDMYDFGGITFTSSPTLSDCKVFGISVKFEEYFSISTICRGEESWHVLRGENNLPFFLSHCNPVFHHGEFYCLGRHGNLGVFNPGEDWRILDKPHRQPLDDPIVSHERNFLVECNGELLSVSMSFMGKLISVLKLDSVEMAWHKVDSLVDQMLFVSHTSSLSAKRVVQGMENKIYLPRIHGKCGVFYSLASGLFQTLGNDFTHKDLHGTGELLSCCWIEPKANTSYSEEELNWFEDA, from the coding sequence ATGTGCTTTGGGAATGATAGCACGAGATGCAAATTCTTCCACCCACTCTACAAAGACTCTTACAGCATGTACATTCCTGAATTATTCGGTGCAATACCACGGTTTTCCAAAGGCGGTTGGTTGCTTATGTCCAGAGGAAAGTACTCAGTTTTCTTCTTTAATCCGTTCACGAAGGCATTGATTAACTTGCCTGCTTTACCTGACATGTACGATTTTGGAGGGATAACATTCACATCCTCTCCGACATTGTCCGATTGCAAGGTTTTTGGCATTAGTGTCAAATTTGAGGAGTATTTTTCGATATCAACCATTTGCCGTGGAGAAGAAAGTTGGCACGTATTGCGTGGTGAAAATAACTTGCCCTTTTTCCTCTCTCACTGTAATCCAGTCTTTCACCATGGAGAGTTCTATTGTTTGGGTCGACATGGGAATTTGGGAGTCTTTAATCCTGGTGAAGACTGGAGAATCCTTGACAAGCCTCATAGGCAGCCACTCGATGATCCCATCGTTTCCCACGAGCGCAACTTTTTGGTGGAATGCAATGGGGAGCTACTATCAGTGTCTATGAGTTTCATGGGGAAGTTGATATCTGTTTTGAAGTTGGATAGTGTTGAGATGGCATGGCATAAAGTTGACAGTTTGGTTGACCAAATGTTATTTGTGAGCCACACATCATCTCTTTCTGCAAAGAGAGTGGTACAAGGAATGGAGAACAAGATTTATCTTCCCAGAATCCATGGAAAATGTGGGGTGTTCTACTCTCTAGCCAGTGGTTTGTTTCAAAcattgggaaatgattttaccCATAAGGATTTGCATGGGACAGGGGAGCTCTTGAGTTGCTGTTGGATTGAGCCAAAAGCTAATACTTCTTATTCTGAAGAAGAACTCAACTGGTTTGAAGACGCTTAG
- the LOC131303738 gene encoding uncharacterized protein LOC131303738 — protein sequence MIRSKSRTSFPPAALPCPWLMFCHGQHSKTQTFYSVSNANFCVKRIPDISGKRICASFHEWMVMVDRYSSDCFLLNIISLEKMDLPPWEDVPYQFWILSAPPTDDNYIVGFIGEDSHSITFCRPGDGKWVEHTFEPEIGTLRGYTICKGQIYCHGLQHGQANLVILDIVDHRVEVRHVLRGRPDSPVVPELFVSVPYFIESCEEIFLVEMFMLGASTKKIRDIAIFKLDLSSLKWVKVESLGDRTFFINKATNCISCSATKSGTLGNSIYFTQDDKESMYVFDVEEKCIHALCPCPYLGHNVAQKQWVIPART from the coding sequence atGATCAGAAGCAAGTCAAGAACTTCTTTTCCACCTGCTGCTCTACCTTGCCCTTGGCTAATGTTTTGTCATGGACAACACTCCAAAACACAAACCTTCTACAGTGTATCCAATGCTAATTTTTGTGTCAAGAGAATACCAGATATCTCAGGCAAAAGAATATGTGCAAGCTTTCATGAATGGATGGTGATGGTAGACCGTTACTCCTCTGATTGCTTCCTTCTAAATATAATTTCGCTGGAAAAGATGGATTTGCCTCCGTGGGAAGACGTGCCATATCAATTCTGGATACTTTCTGCACCTCCCACAGATGACAACTACATTGTTGGATTCATTGGTGAAGATAGTCATTCCATAACGTTTTGCCGCCCGGGTGATGGCAAATGGGTTGAGCATACGTTTGAACCAGAGATTGGAACTCTTCGCGGTTACACTATATGCAAGGGGCAAATTTATTGCCATGGCTTGCAACATGGTCAAGCGAATCTTGTGATACTAGATATTGTGGATCATAGAGTTGAAGTGAGACACGTCTTAAGAGGAAGGCCAGATTCACCAGTAGTACCAGAGTTATTTGTGAGCGTACCATACTTTATTGAATCTTGTGAAGAGATCTTTCTCGTTGAAATGTTTATGCTTGGAGCATCAACGAAGAAAATCCGAGACATAGCTATTTTCAAACTGGACTTGTCGTCTTTAAAATGGGTGAAGGTGGAGAGCCTAGGGGATCGCACATTCTTCATCAACAAAGCTACCAACTGCATCTCGTGCTCTGCTACAAAATCAGGTACTTTGGGAAACTCGATATACTTCACGCAAGACGACAAGGAAAGTATGTACGTATTCGACGTTGAGGAGAAGTGCATCCATGCCCTCTGTCCTTGTCCATATCTTGGTCATAACGTTGCACAAAAACAGTGGGTGATTCCCGCAAGGACATAG
- the LOC131303744 gene encoding uncharacterized protein LOC131303744, giving the protein MDAKAPQFQIFVESPDLQIPIRALTLSPAHTLRQLKLSLFPQTKTLTQFLPSLFFTFNGKPLPDSTTLQGSQITPFSTLTLRGRLPGGGGDGGSTCAESRDCYLNMYAVKKPDKVDPNEQRLSKWLNCALSNEPLKHPVVIDFLGNLFNKQALVEALLGKKLPKAFGHVKGLKDMVSVELSMIPGLESGGDVIGGTRFQCPISGLEFNGKCRFVALRTCGHVLSAKALKEVKSSACLVCHKEFSESDKIVINGSEEEVEKLRERMEEEKAKVRDKKAKKVKNGEVGAIGEVGVNGEEGVCLDSSRLSGKKHGLIESKGLAKVEGNGKVGNGGELRKGVSNGLAKRFKAGDNAPVNATKEVYASIFTSSKKSNFKETYSCRSLPLGRN; this is encoded by the coding sequence ATGGATGCCAAAGCCCCTCAGTTTCAGATCTTCGTCGAATCCCCAGACCTCCAAATCCCAATTCGCGCCCTAACCTTATCCCCCGCCCACACCCTCCGCCAGCTCAagctctctctcttcccccaaaCGAAAACACTAACCCAGTTTTTACCCTCTCTCTTCTTCACCTTCAATGGCAAACCCCTTCCGGACTCCACCACCCTTCAAGGTTCCCAAATCACCCCCTTCTCCACCCTCACCCTCCGAGGCCGCCTCcccggcggcggcggcgacggAGGCTCCACCTGCGCCGAGTCCCGCGACTGTTACCTCAACATGTACGCCGTTAAGAAACCCGATAAGGTCGACCCGAACGAGCAGCGGCTGTCGAAATGGTTGAATTGTGCGCTGTCGAACGAGCCCTTGAAGCATCCGGTGGTGATAGATTTTCTGGGGAATTTGTTTAATAAACAGGCCCTTGTTGAGGCTTTGTTGGGCAAGAAGCTGCCCAAGGCGTTTGGGCATGTTAAGGGTTTGAAGGACATGGTTTCGGTTGAGTTGTCGATGATTCCCGGGTTGGAATCGGGTGGCGATGTGATTGGTGGGACGAGGTTTCAGTGCCCAATTTCGGGTTTGGAGTTTAATGGGAAGTGTAGGTTTGTCGCGTTGAGGACTTGTGGGCATGTTTTGAGTGCCAAGGCATTGAAGGAGGTTAAGTCCTCGGCGTGTTTGGTTTGTCATAAGGAGTTTTCAGAGAGCGATAAGATTGTGATTAATGGGAgcgaggaggaggtggagaagttgagggagaggatggaggaggagaaggCGAAGGTGAGGGATAAGAAGGCGAAGAAGGTGAAGAATGGGGAAGTGGGTGCCATTGGGGAAGTGGGTGTCAATGGGGAGGAGGGTGTTTGTTTGGATTCGTCGCGATTGAGTGGTAAAAAGCATGGTTTGATCGAGTCTAAGGGTTTGGCTAAAGTGGAAGGGAATGGGAAGGTTGGTAATGGTGGGGAATTGAGAAAGGGTGTTAGTAATGGGTTGGCAAAACGATTCAAGGCGGGTGATAATGCACCGGTGAATGCCACCAAGGAGGTGTATGCTTCTATTTTCACCTCATCGAAGAAGTCTAATTTTAAGGAAACATACAGTTGCAGATCTCTCCCCCTTGGTAGGAACTGA